One genomic segment of Salinigranum rubrum includes these proteins:
- a CDS encoding UbiA family prenyltransferase: protein MSLARHGSGPNAVLRAFASQVHPVFMLPPLAASAFGAVLTREGVDGLAFVHLSVVFCALYTAHVKDGYVDFYVRAEDDDHPLTERGCRSALALSTLGFAVGTAVIGLAVDLVAVVLCLPGWLVGYLHAPQLDTHPVTATLGYPVGIGFALLGGHYVQVRSLSVTVVAFAAVFVVILAGIKVVDDATDYAYDRSIGKRTVAVVLGRTRARQVAYGLMLVGLAGVVGFALVGVFPPSSVGAVVAFGAVAWVARRAGDDDRLATMLLVRGSYLFLAVLVVAVWFRPLVGFR, encoded by the coding sequence ATGTCTCTCGCACGACACGGCTCCGGACCGAACGCGGTCCTGCGGGCCTTCGCCTCGCAGGTCCATCCGGTGTTCATGCTCCCCCCGCTGGCCGCGAGCGCGTTCGGCGCGGTGCTCACCCGTGAGGGGGTCGACGGACTCGCGTTCGTTCACCTGTCAGTCGTCTTCTGCGCGCTGTACACGGCGCACGTGAAGGACGGCTACGTCGACTTCTACGTTCGAGCGGAGGACGACGACCACCCGCTCACCGAACGCGGCTGTCGCTCCGCGCTCGCCCTCTCGACGCTCGGGTTCGCCGTCGGCACCGCCGTCATCGGCCTCGCCGTCGACCTCGTCGCCGTCGTGCTCTGTCTCCCGGGGTGGCTCGTGGGCTACCTCCACGCGCCCCAACTGGACACACATCCCGTGACGGCGACCCTCGGCTATCCGGTCGGCATCGGCTTCGCGCTGCTCGGCGGCCACTACGTTCAGGTACGGTCGCTCTCGGTCACCGTCGTGGCGTTCGCCGCCGTCTTCGTCGTCATCCTCGCCGGCATCAAGGTGGTCGACGACGCGACCGACTACGCGTACGACCGCTCCATCGGGAAGCGGACCGTCGCCGTCGTCCTCGGCCGCACCCGGGCACGGCAGGTCGCGTACGGACTGATGCTCGTCGGCCTCGCGGGCGTGGTCGGCTTCGCCCTCGTCGGCGTCTTCCCGCCCTCGTCCGTCGGCGCGGTGGTCGCGTTCGGTGCCGTCGCGTGGGTCGCCCGTCGCGCCGGCGACGACGACCGCCTCGCGACGATGCTGCTCGTCCGGGGGTCGTACCTGTTCCTCGCGGTGCTCGTGGTCGCGGTCTGGTTCCGCCCGCTCGTGGGGTTCAGATGA
- a CDS encoding cell division protein FtsA, translated as MAKGLDVGTMNIISGQQEEAETVFVQQRNSFVEIEYSDMADQMLSRSDVLHIRKGDQVYVVGDDALNFANIFNRETRRPMSQGILSSDESSAIPMIKLITEQVVGEPAYDGERLFFSSPADPIDSKLNTLYHEKTLESMLGDIGYDPEPINEGMAVIYSELADHNFTGLGVSFGAGMTNVCLAYYAVPVMKFSIARGGDWIDEQTAHATGTPVDKVTSIKEDGFELDFTTDVGGVEGALAIYYENLLDYVIKNISREVDEEDVEEGLDVPVVVTGGTSSPDGFEKLFEDHLRDAPIPFSISDVRTPEEPLYSVARGSLVAARSEEEQQTAAAPSED; from the coding sequence ATGGCAAAGGGCCTTGACGTCGGCACGATGAACATCATCTCCGGCCAGCAGGAAGAGGCGGAGACGGTGTTCGTTCAGCAGCGCAACTCCTTCGTGGAGATCGAGTACAGCGACATGGCGGACCAGATGCTCTCGCGGAGTGACGTACTCCACATCCGCAAGGGCGACCAGGTGTACGTCGTCGGCGACGACGCGCTGAACTTCGCGAACATCTTCAACCGCGAGACGCGGCGCCCGATGAGCCAGGGCATCCTCTCGTCGGACGAGTCATCGGCGATTCCGATGATCAAGCTCATCACCGAACAGGTGGTCGGCGAACCCGCCTACGACGGCGAGCGCCTGTTCTTCTCGTCGCCCGCGGACCCCATCGACTCGAAGCTCAACACGCTGTACCACGAGAAGACGCTCGAATCGATGCTCGGCGACATCGGATACGACCCCGAACCGATCAACGAGGGGATGGCGGTCATCTACTCGGAACTCGCCGATCACAACTTCACCGGCCTCGGCGTCTCGTTCGGTGCGGGCATGACGAACGTCTGCCTCGCGTACTACGCCGTTCCGGTGATGAAGTTCTCCATCGCCCGCGGCGGTGATTGGATCGACGAACAGACCGCCCACGCCACCGGAACGCCGGTCGACAAGGTCACCTCCATCAAGGAGGACGGCTTCGAACTCGACTTCACGACCGACGTCGGCGGCGTCGAGGGCGCGCTCGCCATCTACTACGAGAACCTCCTCGACTACGTCATCAAGAACATCTCGCGGGAGGTCGACGAGGAGGACGTCGAGGAAGGCCTCGACGTTCCCGTGGTCGTCACCGGCGGCACGTCCTCGCCGGACGGGTTCGAGAAACTCTTCGAGGACCACCTCCGCGACGCGCCCATCCCGTTCTCCATCAGCGACGTTCGGACGCCCGAGGAGCCGCTCTACAGCGTCGCGCGCGGTTCACTCGTCGCCGCCCGTTCCGAGGAGGAACAGCAGACGGCGGCCGCCCCGAGCGAAGACTGA
- a CDS encoding DUF7139 domain-containing protein, which translates to MYRAHGREPGRRKPPPRVVPTVRRAAGGRTNRLRGFGLFFGGIALALIGIVVFLASATVPPDDLFRYTLRELAGAAGAVGLPALLLGVTVLLPVDRKALYAAAAGTAVCLVGVGLFSASYPYAWNVVGSDRSGQVVAVYALGIVVVIGATGAALVGHHVHRASKTERIVEREVVESGGESVAETVTDEQVRRDIDEAMADSELSWGGVDKMKTKRLKLNTDAFDDIDSSNVAEVEAKTVRSSGRNVDDAVNAMKGLRGGETKEERSTQTTDDQTAALRALREKQAAEEIATDGEGVVDRLRNIFS; encoded by the coding sequence CTGTACCGGGCCCATGGACGCGAACCAGGCCGACGAAAACCTCCTCCTCGGGTTGTACCGACGGTACGTCGGGCCGCCGGAGGCCGAACGAACCGTCTACGGGGGTTCGGACTGTTCTTCGGTGGCATCGCCCTGGCGCTCATCGGGATCGTGGTCTTTCTCGCGAGCGCGACGGTGCCGCCGGACGACCTCTTCCGGTACACGCTGCGCGAACTCGCCGGTGCCGCCGGCGCCGTCGGGTTGCCGGCGCTGTTGCTCGGTGTGACCGTACTCCTCCCGGTCGACCGCAAGGCGCTCTACGCCGCGGCGGCCGGCACCGCGGTCTGTCTCGTCGGCGTCGGCCTCTTCTCGGCCTCGTACCCGTACGCCTGGAACGTCGTCGGCTCCGACCGGAGCGGACAGGTCGTCGCCGTCTACGCGCTCGGCATCGTCGTCGTCATCGGCGCGACGGGCGCCGCGCTGGTCGGCCACCACGTCCACCGAGCCTCGAAGACGGAACGCATCGTCGAGCGCGAGGTCGTCGAGTCCGGCGGTGAGAGCGTGGCCGAGACCGTCACGGACGAACAGGTCCGGCGCGACATCGACGAGGCGATGGCCGACTCCGAACTGTCGTGGGGCGGCGTCGACAAGATGAAGACGAAGCGACTGAAGCTGAACACCGACGCCTTCGACGACATCGACAGTTCGAACGTCGCGGAGGTCGAGGCGAAGACCGTCCGCAGTTCGGGGAGGAACGTCGACGACGCGGTCAACGCGATGAAGGGGCTCCGTGGCGGCGAGACGAAGGAGGAACGCAGCACCCAGACGACCGACGACCAGACGGCCGCGCTCCGCGCGCTCCGTGAGAAGCAGGCTGCCGAGGAGATTGCGACCGACGGCGAGGGCGTCGTCGACCGACTGCGGAACATCTTCTCCTGA
- a CDS encoding aryl-sulfate sulfotransferase: protein MTRSTRTANLLLLAACVVLVVPLGASAVTAPTIGATDTASESDGPSRTLVGSQGGGPGLHEDGSVYLLSGSEIVWREGSADSYFDVTYVSEERVLAGFMHSGYTDCGPYESPCTHTGYRVIDPSGAEPTVESEYSFPVRTRVNSEVHDVEPLPSGELVMSDMEHERIFTVNEAGEETWEWRASGFYDAPDDPTRRDWLHINDVDYLGDDRFLVSVRNANQLVVVERGAGVVEVINEDRERSDDDDCTQFDQLQDTDGDDDVRCGDPDLLDHQHNPQWLGEGAVLVADSENNRIVELHRTESGEWEEAWVLRQAEGVTFSWPRDADRLPNGNTLVTDSANQRIVEVNESGETVWSYRTPLIPYEAERLPEGETVGARLYGTPGDTSTEGEIPVLTSLLQIIRTSVPIPFWISELHVATTLLALLLGLAGGGVHLRTWAAGRWSRG, encoded by the coding sequence ATGACCCGCTCGACCCGAACGGCCAACCTCCTCCTTCTCGCGGCCTGCGTCGTCCTCGTCGTCCCACTGGGCGCGAGCGCCGTGACGGCCCCGACCATCGGGGCCACCGACACCGCCTCGGAAAGCGACGGCCCGTCGCGGACGCTCGTCGGCTCACAGGGCGGCGGCCCCGGCCTCCACGAGGACGGCAGCGTCTACTTGCTCTCGGGATCAGAGATAGTGTGGCGGGAGGGGTCGGCCGACTCGTACTTCGACGTGACGTACGTCTCCGAGGAGCGCGTCCTCGCGGGGTTCATGCACTCGGGCTACACCGACTGCGGCCCCTACGAGTCGCCGTGTACCCACACCGGCTACCGCGTCATCGACCCCTCGGGTGCCGAACCGACGGTCGAATCGGAGTACTCCTTCCCCGTCCGAACGAGGGTGAACAGCGAGGTTCACGACGTCGAGCCGCTCCCCTCGGGCGAACTCGTCATGAGCGACATGGAGCACGAGCGGATATTCACCGTCAACGAGGCCGGCGAGGAGACGTGGGAGTGGCGCGCGAGCGGCTTCTACGACGCGCCCGACGACCCCACCCGGCGCGACTGGCTCCACATCAACGACGTCGATTACCTGGGAGACGACCGGTTTCTGGTATCGGTCCGCAACGCGAACCAACTCGTCGTCGTCGAGCGCGGCGCTGGCGTGGTGGAAGTAATCAACGAGGACAGAGAGCGAAGTGACGACGACGACTGCACCCAGTTCGACCAGCTTCAGGACACCGACGGCGACGACGACGTCCGCTGTGGCGACCCCGACCTCTTAGACCACCAGCACAACCCGCAGTGGCTCGGCGAGGGCGCCGTCCTCGTCGCGGACTCGGAGAACAACCGGATCGTCGAACTTCACCGTACCGAGTCGGGCGAGTGGGAGGAGGCGTGGGTCCTCCGACAGGCCGAGGGCGTGACGTTCTCGTGGCCGCGCGACGCCGACCGCCTCCCCAACGGCAACACGCTCGTCACCGACTCCGCGAACCAGCGGATCGTCGAGGTGAACGAGTCGGGCGAGACGGTGTGGAGCTACCGGACGCCGCTCATCCCCTACGAGGCCGAGCGCCTCCCCGAGGGCGAGACCGTCGGTGCCCGGCTGTACGGGACTCCCGGCGACACCTCCACGGAGGGCGAGATACCGGTGCTCACCTCCCTCCTCCAGATCATCCGGACGAGCGTCCCCATCCCGTTCTGGATCTCCGAACTCCACGTCGCGACGACGCTCCTCGCCCTCCTCCTCGGTCTGGCCGGCGGCGGCGTTCACCTGCGGACGTGGGCCGCGGGTCGATGGAGTCGGGGCTGA
- a CDS encoding NUDIX hydrolase, which translates to MDRESKDGGTGTPDTDGLAWELLDSAIDYSCPGFDVRRDDVRLPDGTETDYHYVDEPPAVVVLPFVAGREKEREEGEELVVIEEWRQAVGRVSRGLPAGTTEPDDDDLADAARRELTEETGYEAGTVEPLLSSEPINGVANAVHHYFVARDCTPTGEQELDFNESIRVSTAPYDDLLAQALDGSVRDGRTLLGVFAYELHGRGE; encoded by the coding sequence ATGGACCGCGAGAGCAAGGACGGCGGGACGGGGACGCCCGACACTGACGGCCTCGCGTGGGAGCTTCTGGACTCGGCCATCGACTACTCCTGTCCGGGCTTCGACGTTCGCCGCGACGACGTCCGCCTCCCTGACGGCACCGAGACGGACTACCACTACGTCGACGAACCGCCCGCGGTGGTCGTCCTCCCGTTCGTCGCAGGGAGAGAAAAAGAGCGCGAGGAGGGTGAGGAACTCGTCGTCATCGAGGAGTGGCGGCAGGCGGTCGGACGGGTGAGTCGTGGCCTCCCCGCCGGAACCACGGAACCGGACGACGACGACCTCGCCGACGCGGCCCGCCGCGAACTGACCGAAGAGACCGGGTACGAGGCCGGCACGGTCGAACCGCTCCTCAGTTCCGAGCCGATAAACGGCGTCGCCAACGCCGTCCACCACTACTTCGTCGCCCGCGACTGCACGCCGACGGGCGAGCAAGAGCTCGATTTCAACGAGAGCATCCGCGTCTCGACGGCACCCTACGACGACCTCCTCGCGCAGGCGCTCGACGGGAGTGTTAGAGACGGCCGGACGCTGCTGGGCGTGTTCGCGTACGAACTCCACGGTCGCGGCGAGTGA